The Rhodopseudomonas palustris genome window below encodes:
- a CDS encoding hybrid sensor histidine kinase/response regulator, translating to MLPPTRPNLKRSLVALRVTTIVLIATIVGTNLIFLGNLRESTLQTAETNLERYTLTLAEEADRSFKSMDLLLSSIRDYVSRAGVTDSASYRRLMSQQSVYSLLSEKITGMPQVDAVTMIDETGKLINFSRYWPIPNVDISDRDYFQALSSDPALTSFVSAPTRNRGSGTWNIYLAHRLNDASGGFIGLLLGAISVQYFENFFAATSPGTGTEISLMRSDGTLLVNYPHSDRLGTVVTDAGRLALAAGGRQREAAASNKRLRVTRMLPNYPVVVRVTQPEDSALQSWQDMAALMIAMSVISALVIITGSVAIARWWGKQHLYAEAAEAASAAKSSFVAMMSHEIRTPMNAVIGLATNLLETRLDAEQRQAVTSIHDAGDNLLQILDDILDFSKLEAGRLSLEPIPFAPRSIVDNTLSVIGPRAVAKGLVIHQETRGDIPEALTGDAGRIRQVLLNLISNAVKFTTAGRITITTECISRDATSARMRWIVTDTGIGIAPDKIDSLFKDFVQADSSISRRFGGSGLGLAISKRLIEQMGGKIGVTSTPGRGSEFHFSLTLPIADDVAPPEQDDQTVYAQFRARIEAAGRPLRVLVVDDNPTNRAIAAQMLGEFRVQTNTACDGTEAVTAATRFSYDVVLMDVRMPEMDGLDATRAIRSHGGALANVPIIAFTANAFAEDAAACRDAGMNDHVAKPVRKKALIEAILRALPPLPATTSPRLVPAPAPLAPPPADNAEQTAAPSDLAGAGQLYVGRKAFGHLVEEIGEDATLAVLSVFARDTEARIALFDTLNIASERRRIEREAHSLKSAAATFGLDHLSGLARELEHAAPHLTQAEYMAMTKQIKAAFTAARRVPADDNQLVELAG from the coding sequence ATGCTGCCGCCGACCCGCCCGAACCTCAAGCGATCGCTGGTGGCCCTCCGCGTCACGACGATCGTGCTGATCGCCACTATCGTCGGCACCAACCTGATCTTCCTCGGCAACCTGCGCGAAAGCACGCTGCAGACGGCAGAGACCAATCTGGAGCGGTACACGCTGACGCTCGCCGAAGAGGCCGATCGGTCGTTCAAGTCGATGGATCTGCTGCTTTCCAGCATTCGTGATTATGTCAGCCGCGCCGGCGTGACCGACAGCGCCTCCTACCGACGGCTGATGTCGCAGCAGAGCGTGTATTCGCTGCTCAGCGAGAAGATCACCGGGATGCCGCAGGTCGACGCCGTCACCATGATCGACGAGACCGGCAAGCTCATCAATTTCTCGCGCTATTGGCCGATCCCCAACGTCGACATCTCCGACCGCGACTACTTCCAGGCCCTCAGCAGCGATCCGGCGCTGACCTCGTTCGTCAGCGCTCCCACCCGGAACCGCGGTTCCGGAACCTGGAACATCTACCTCGCGCACCGTCTGAACGATGCCAGCGGCGGCTTCATCGGCCTGCTGCTCGGTGCGATTTCGGTGCAGTATTTCGAGAACTTCTTCGCCGCAACCTCTCCCGGGACCGGCACCGAAATCTCCTTGATGCGATCCGACGGGACGCTGCTGGTCAACTATCCCCACTCGGACCGGCTCGGCACCGTCGTGACCGACGCCGGCCGCCTAGCCTTGGCCGCAGGGGGACGCCAGCGGGAGGCTGCGGCGTCGAACAAACGTCTTCGTGTGACGCGGATGCTGCCGAACTACCCGGTCGTGGTCCGTGTCACGCAACCGGAGGACAGCGCACTCCAGAGCTGGCAGGACATGGCCGCGCTGATGATCGCGATGTCGGTGATCAGCGCGCTTGTCATCATCACCGGCAGCGTGGCGATCGCACGCTGGTGGGGCAAGCAGCATCTCTATGCCGAGGCGGCCGAGGCGGCGAGCGCGGCCAAATCCAGCTTCGTGGCGATGATGAGCCATGAGATCCGCACCCCGATGAACGCGGTGATCGGACTTGCCACCAACCTGCTGGAGACACGTCTCGACGCCGAGCAGCGGCAGGCGGTGACCAGCATTCACGATGCCGGCGACAACCTCCTGCAAATCCTCGACGACATTCTCGATTTCTCCAAGCTCGAAGCCGGCCGCCTCAGCCTGGAGCCGATCCCGTTCGCACCGCGCAGCATCGTCGACAACACACTCAGCGTCATCGGACCGCGCGCGGTCGCCAAGGGTCTCGTGATCCATCAGGAAACACGCGGCGATATCCCCGAGGCGCTGACCGGCGACGCCGGCCGTATCCGGCAGGTGCTGCTCAACCTGATTTCCAACGCGGTGAAATTCACGACCGCCGGCCGGATCACCATCACGACCGAATGCATCTCGCGCGACGCTACAAGTGCCCGGATGCGCTGGATCGTCACCGACACCGGCATCGGGATCGCACCCGACAAGATCGACTCGCTGTTCAAGGATTTCGTGCAGGCGGACAGTTCGATCAGCCGGAGGTTCGGCGGATCTGGACTTGGTCTTGCGATCAGCAAGCGCCTGATCGAACAGATGGGCGGCAAGATCGGCGTGACCTCCACGCCGGGGAGAGGCTCCGAATTCCACTTCTCGCTGACGCTGCCGATCGCCGACGATGTGGCTCCGCCGGAGCAGGACGACCAGACCGTCTATGCGCAATTCCGCGCCCGGATCGAGGCCGCCGGCCGGCCGCTGCGGGTGCTGGTGGTTGACGACAATCCGACCAACCGGGCGATCGCAGCCCAGATGTTGGGCGAGTTCAGGGTCCAGACCAATACGGCCTGCGACGGCACCGAGGCGGTCACCGCTGCGACCCGCTTCAGCTACGACGTCGTGCTGATGGACGTGCGGATGCCCGAAATGGACGGGCTCGATGCCACCCGGGCAATCCGCTCACACGGTGGAGCGCTCGCCAATGTCCCGATCATCGCCTTCACCGCCAATGCCTTCGCAGAAGACGCCGCCGCCTGCCGGGACGCCGGCATGAACGATCATGTCGCCAAGCCGGTCCGCAAGAAAGCGCTGATCGAAGCGATCCTGCGCGCGCTGCCGCCGCTGCCGGCCACAACATCTCCCCGCCTTGTGCCCGCCCCGGCGCCGCTCGCTCCGCCCCCGGCTGACAACGCCGAACAGACTGCAGCGCCGTCGGATCTCGCCGGCGCGGGGCAGCTCTATGTCGGCCGCAAGGCGTTCGGCCATCTGGTCGAGGAGATCGGCGAGGATGCGACACTGGCGGTGCTGTCAGTGTTCGCGCGCGACACCGAAGCCAGGATCGCCCTGTTCGATACCCTCAACATCGCCAGCGAACGCCGCCGGATCGAACGAGAGGCGCATTCGCTCAAGAGCGCGGCGGCGACCTTTGGACTCGACCACCTGTCGGGACTGGCGCGCGAGCTGGAGCACGCCGCGCCGCATCTGACGCAAGCCGAATACATGGCGATGACCAAGCAGATCAAAGCGGCGTTCACCGCCGCACGCCGCGTGCCGGCCGACGACAATCAACTGGTGGAACTG
- a CDS encoding response regulator transcription factor: MNEQASGGEVFVVDDDPAVRETLSIVLSAAGYQVICFADGESLLAVARNRSPACILLDVHIPGRSGLDILAELHAEDYPAPIFMISGKGDIAMAVNAIKNGALDFIEKPFRGKEIVSRVEEAIEAFSRRRDAGQGSKAPSYNFPGKEPLTLREREVLELFSSGNTNKEAGRQLGISPRTIEYHRANIMKKLGARNATDLVRIVMTAPK, translated from the coding sequence ATGAACGAACAGGCATCGGGAGGAGAAGTCTTCGTTGTCGATGACGATCCGGCGGTGCGCGAGACACTGTCGATCGTGCTCTCGGCGGCGGGCTATCAGGTGATCTGTTTCGCTGACGGTGAATCGTTGCTTGCGGTGGCGCGTAACCGCAGCCCGGCTTGCATCTTGCTCGACGTTCACATTCCCGGTCGGTCGGGTCTCGACATCCTGGCGGAGCTGCACGCTGAGGATTACCCGGCGCCGATCTTCATGATCTCGGGCAAAGGCGACATCGCGATGGCCGTCAACGCCATCAAGAACGGCGCCCTCGACTTCATCGAGAAGCCGTTCCGCGGCAAGGAGATCGTGTCACGGGTGGAGGAGGCGATCGAGGCCTTCTCGCGGCGGCGCGATGCCGGTCAGGGCAGCAAGGCCCCGTCCTACAATTTCCCCGGCAAGGAGCCGCTGACGCTGCGCGAGCGCGAAGTGCTCGAGCTGTTTTCGTCCGGCAATACCAACAAGGAAGCTGGCCGGCAGCTCGGGATCAGCCCGCGCACGATCGAGTATCACCGCGCCAACATCATGAAGAAGCTCGGCGCCCGCAATGCCACCGATCTGGTGCGCATCGTGATGACGGCGCCGAAGTAA
- a CDS encoding SDR family oxidoreductase, with amino-acid sequence MDLGIKGRRALVCASSKGLGRGCAAALAAEGVHVTMTARGAEALAQAAAELRKAYPDVEIIEVAGDITTPEGRAAALAACPEPDILINNAGGPPPGDFRNWTRDDWIKALDANMLTPIELIKATVDKMIERKFGRIVNITSAAVKAPIDVLGLSNGARSGLTGFVAGLSRKTVRHNVTINALLPGPFDTDRLRGVAAGQAKASGKPAEQILEARKNENPAGRFGTPDEFGAACAFLCSVHAGYITGQNLLLDGGAFPGTM; translated from the coding sequence GTGGATCTGGGAATCAAGGGTCGCCGCGCGCTGGTGTGCGCATCGAGCAAGGGACTGGGCCGCGGCTGCGCTGCGGCGCTCGCCGCCGAAGGCGTGCATGTGACGATGACTGCACGCGGCGCAGAGGCGCTGGCGCAGGCTGCAGCGGAGCTGCGCAAGGCCTATCCCGATGTCGAGATCATCGAGGTCGCCGGCGACATCACCACGCCGGAAGGCCGCGCCGCCGCGCTGGCGGCCTGCCCGGAGCCGGACATCCTGATCAACAATGCCGGCGGCCCGCCGCCCGGCGATTTCCGCAACTGGACCCGCGACGATTGGATCAAGGCGCTCGACGCCAACATGTTGACGCCGATCGAGCTGATCAAAGCGACGGTCGACAAGATGATCGAACGCAAGTTCGGCCGCATCGTCAACATCACCTCGGCCGCCGTGAAGGCACCGATCGATGTGCTCGGCCTGTCGAACGGCGCGCGCTCCGGCCTGACCGGTTTCGTCGCCGGCCTGTCGCGCAAGACCGTCCGCCACAACGTGACCATCAACGCGCTGCTCCCCGGCCCGTTCGACACCGATCGGCTGCGCGGCGTCGCGGCCGGTCAGGCGAAGGCGTCCGGTAAGCCGGCCGAGCAGATCCTGGAAGCGCGGAAAAACGAAAACCCGGCGGGACGCTTCGGCACGCCGGACGAATTCGGTGCCGCCTGCGCGTTCCTGTGCAGCGTCCACGCCGGCTACATCACCGGCCAGAACTTGCTGCTCGACGGCGGCGCGTTCCCCGGCACGATGTAA
- a CDS encoding SDR family NAD(P)-dependent oxidoreductase gives MDQLFDVSNEVILVTGASQGLGRQFARVLAERGAAIVLAARQIDKLRSLEQEIKDGGGRAVAVRMDVTDLGATAAGLDQAEAAIGPITVLINNAGVATEKLAVDQTEADWDKVIGANLKGAYFLATEVARRMIARQQGGNIVNIASVLGQSVLKFVSPYAISKAGIIQATKAMALELASSRIRVNALAPGYIDTDINRELWATPAGEKLLKSIPQRRVGHESDLDGAILLLASNASRYMTGSVVTVDGGFLLG, from the coding sequence ATGGATCAACTGTTCGACGTCAGCAACGAAGTCATTCTGGTCACCGGCGCATCGCAAGGGCTGGGCCGGCAATTTGCCCGCGTGCTCGCCGAGCGCGGCGCCGCGATCGTGCTGGCCGCGCGACAGATCGACAAGCTGCGGAGCCTGGAACAGGAGATCAAGGACGGCGGCGGCCGAGCCGTGGCGGTGCGGATGGATGTCACCGATCTCGGCGCGACGGCCGCGGGGCTCGATCAGGCCGAGGCCGCGATCGGCCCGATCACCGTGCTGATCAACAATGCCGGCGTCGCCACCGAGAAACTTGCGGTCGATCAGACCGAGGCCGATTGGGACAAGGTGATCGGCGCCAATTTGAAGGGCGCTTACTTCCTGGCGACCGAAGTTGCGCGCCGGATGATCGCACGCCAGCAGGGTGGCAACATTGTCAATATCGCTTCGGTGCTCGGCCAGAGCGTGCTGAAATTCGTCTCGCCCTACGCGATCTCCAAGGCCGGCATCATCCAGGCCACCAAAGCGATGGCGCTCGAACTCGCAAGCTCGCGCATCCGCGTCAATGCTCTGGCCCCGGGCTACATCGACACCGACATCAATCGCGAGCTGTGGGCGACGCCGGCCGGCGAGAAGCTGCTCAAGAGCATTCCGCAACGTCGCGTCGGCCACGAGTCCGACCTCGACGGCGCCATCCTGCTGCTCGCCTCCAACGCCTCGCGCTACATGACCGGCAGCGTCGTCACGGTGGATGGCGGATTCTTGCTGGGGTAG
- a CDS encoding GMC family oxidoreductase: protein MSETVDFVVVGGGSGGCAVAGRLSEDANTSVALLEAGGTADNWVVKTPYALSLMVPSKLNNWHFETVPQPGLNGRIGYQPRGKGLGGSSAINAMVYIRGHKWDYDHWAELGNAGWSYADVLPYFKRSENNSDFNGAYHGQSGPLHVNRLRTDNPAHEIFLQAAREAQFRIRDDFNGEEQEGLGLYQLTQHNGERWSAARAYVHPHIGTRRNLRVETEAQATRILVEGGRAVGVAYRQNDQIREIRARREVILASGAFQSPQLLMLSGIGDAAALKGHGIDVVHHLPGVGQNLQDHPDFIFAYQSDSPYFTGTSFTGIARLLSTIGQYRREGRGPLTTNFAECGGFLKTRPDLDVPDIQLHFGMAMVDDHGRKRHWGTGFSCHFCLLRPKSLGSVGLSSADPLAPPRIDPNFFGDPEDLETMVAGYKTTQRLMQTPALRALQQKDLFTANVRTDDDIRAILRARVDTVYHPVGTCKMGSDPMAVVDPRLKVHGIGGLRIVDASVMPTLIGGNTNAPTIMIGEKAADMIREEMRAI from the coding sequence CTGCGCCGTCGCCGGACGGCTGTCGGAAGATGCCAACACATCGGTGGCTCTGCTCGAAGCCGGCGGCACGGCCGACAATTGGGTGGTGAAGACGCCCTATGCGCTGTCGCTGATGGTGCCGAGCAAGTTGAACAATTGGCATTTCGAGACCGTGCCGCAGCCCGGTCTCAACGGCCGGATCGGCTATCAGCCGCGCGGCAAGGGCCTCGGCGGCTCGTCGGCGATCAACGCCATGGTCTACATCCGCGGCCACAAATGGGACTACGATCATTGGGCCGAACTCGGCAACGCCGGCTGGTCCTATGCCGACGTGCTGCCCTACTTCAAGCGCTCGGAGAACAACTCCGACTTCAACGGCGCCTATCACGGCCAGAGCGGACCGCTCCACGTCAACCGGCTGCGCACCGACAATCCGGCGCATGAGATCTTCCTGCAGGCGGCGCGCGAGGCGCAATTCCGCATCCGCGACGACTTCAACGGCGAGGAGCAGGAAGGCCTCGGCCTGTATCAGCTCACTCAACACAATGGCGAGCGCTGGAGCGCGGCACGGGCCTACGTGCATCCGCATATCGGCACGCGCCGCAATCTCCGGGTCGAGACCGAGGCGCAGGCGACCCGGATTCTGGTCGAAGGCGGACGCGCGGTCGGCGTCGCCTATCGGCAGAACGACCAGATCCGCGAGATCCGTGCGCGCCGCGAAGTCATCCTCGCCTCCGGTGCGTTTCAGTCGCCACAGTTGCTGATGCTGTCCGGCATCGGCGATGCCGCGGCGCTGAAGGGCCATGGCATCGACGTCGTGCACCATCTGCCGGGTGTCGGCCAGAACCTGCAGGATCACCCGGACTTCATCTTCGCCTATCAGTCGGACAGCCCGTATTTCACCGGCACCAGCTTCACCGGCATCGCGCGCCTGCTGTCGACGATCGGACAATATCGCCGCGAGGGACGCGGGCCGCTGACCACCAACTTCGCCGAATGCGGCGGCTTCCTGAAGACCCGGCCCGACCTCGACGTGCCGGACATCCAGCTGCACTTCGGCATGGCGATGGTCGACGATCACGGCCGCAAGCGGCACTGGGGCACGGGCTTCTCCTGCCATTTCTGCCTGCTGCGCCCGAAGAGCCTCGGCAGCGTCGGGCTCAGCAGCGCCGATCCCTTGGCACCGCCGCGGATCGATCCGAATTTCTTCGGCGATCCTGAGGACCTCGAAACCATGGTGGCGGGCTACAAGACCACGCAGCGGCTGATGCAGACGCCGGCGCTACGCGCGCTGCAGCAGAAGGATCTGTTCACCGCCAACGTCCGCACCGACGACGACATCCGCGCCATTCTGCGCGCCCGCGTCGACACCGTGTATCACCCGGTCGGCACCTGCAAGATGGGCAGCGATCCGATGGCAGTGGTCGATCCACGTTTGAAAGTGCACGGCATCGGTGGCTTGCGTATCGTCGACGCCTCGGTGATGCCCACCTTGATCGGCGGCAACACCAATGCTCCCACCATCATGATCGGCGAGAAAGCCGCCGACATGATCCGCGAGGAGATGCGGGCGATTTGA